A genome region from Mugil cephalus isolate CIBA_MC_2020 chromosome 13, CIBA_Mcephalus_1.1, whole genome shotgun sequence includes the following:
- the golga4 gene encoding golgin subfamily A member 4 isoform X2 has translation MFKKLKQKINEEQSPQRNAQSPQQAQQMGSGDRRSSQTPPFHPDGTLTPGDREMLAGMIAEPAFLSEYTIFALDHSKRPKTAQVASVSASKGAARSPRGSINGDGSASPHKEEPQSFAQKLQLRVPSVESLIRGGASRAESLFRSPSKESLVRSSSRESLTPLGENDSPGAPSYDPPSDIESEAEEPPGSAESLSKEQLVHRLLRVERSLGKYRGKYSELVTAYRTVHREKEKTQAILSQSQDKALRRIGELREELQMDQQAKKHLQEEFDAALEEKDQMITVLQTQVALLKKRVKGVPDGELAPEGEVPQSAVTEDSTSATQSPSKEHGTESEGTEEGDSDPTKLMEALQKRVKRQENLLQKCKDVMRTHKERSSQLASENETLQEQLQERLQELEKMKELHTTEKTKLITQLRDAKNLIEQLEQDKGMVIAETKRQMHETLEMKEDEVAQLRSRLQQAIAQKEELQEQKEKAEKSAFEELERALGVAQRAEEARKQLQVQLDEQMQAVEKAHEEERKTLQHELTRVKQEVVTIMKKSTEETVAHMEKLHSDELAAKEDELNERINKAVDQCKEDFAQLAKEREQQASLALEDVELQKTAIRTEADNKVKEIQLELETARTVSLSKNRILELESSVGKVSEDESGLSHELSSQLEELKNKHKEQISALEEKHQEQLEKHKGTLTQQHNAALEELKEKHRVEMETLLKDKELQFQAHVEDMNQKTLEKLEAKQAELEALSAELSELFKSKQVLEEKLVAAEDANSSAQQEHDKRFQDQVSKHDAEIAHIKHEHEKSLGGIEKTLKEECNALKIVLKEKEKEIKQQILKEKTLQEESHSTAQALEVKMKELEELQRSLSQFQLENESVKESNAQLSKMSEDLNQCKRDLTDLEQQLEVAKSDCQQKEKLLQDIQHQLQETKDELSEKEKSFTAELHTKVEEQTRLKKQLDDEKAAYEKKLKNTKTEMEAKLKSQETKMEKFKQKAKDMQENFKKKLQQNDENMKKELAKKEAELQQKEQQVQEKIVEMAQKSSQGHSSAMSELQANHKEELEKLHATHKHEIEKLEQQWQGKLGQQEEELTEKHSSTLQEKVQELEEVSQQLSKSRAEAEQVLCEIKDLKEDLAIRETTVQKLQEELNEAAVKLESLSQAEALLKEQVESAERNLNQALNERNALQDKLNTAEEESREKLKTLTDKLDDTEKQLEALEGSRCKESEDLQSKFEETATQLQAKEAEFQQQLISIMNQMDHYCKEVQSKVECGADELQQRVEHRVKELNDRLLCSQNNVGHLKNIILTKVDRNCTLEESLRQQVEEKKNLCTSLEQMTAQVNAQTEQINALTQERENHSLSVGEQIQKIEELSEANRIISESMKTNKLLIADLESVISDLKKQLASSMQEKEEAINNVNQQYAEERQRAAAQMEETVARLEQERKSALEQADELRNSLSEYENKFTQNDNVITSLQHRLEELEREISEKNETLQRLSASIDNQSISKSEMDQVLSEKEQKVSGLTSELEGCKGRLGELQEQLALKTKECEQLSSDLKQQHSIRENEKKELVEQLQQTQMQCAQNGNLEQEMVEKIRSLEEDNQKCKDQLESQREEFEKIKDDIIRGKEESLKAAEEKVAESSRKVSELKKKAEQKISQIKKQLTLQLEEKEQTVQALQTSLEEIKSNEASGKKHMETLEEKTKMLEEALVKLKEEQEKNLEQILSNERLEREKSLEELKIMYEEKLISHQKDDETESTLHVIEAKLKEAEEQNGNLLAEINRLKEELREKDARLDQHQATITQLQTPVEPEIKVECSSVQQTKSEMENHSPMQEGDEDSLQSLKEKLHQMKNEKEKVHKDFTRLHKDMRQLRKEHEHELEYTKKELLEENEKKLKLELEDLEMKHNSAMKQLLREFNTQMALKERELDTSVKETIEKAQSVEADLISIHHEEVSQLKKVISQKEDDLHRTVQKYEQVLQSREEEMGDRVWQVQKQLEELQASSQGSSEKTTEDLQAQLAEKTTLLSEARLKEQEFVERIHSLEDKIKCFHRTTVVTHLGSTYKDPGFNTSDAFSEPAEMEYLRKVLFEYMMGRETKTMAKVITSMLKFPPDQAQKVLDKEDSKTIPWLR, from the exons ATGTTTAAAAAACTCAAGCAGAAGATAAACGAGGAGCAGTCGCCGCAGAGGAATGCGCAGTCACCACAGCAGGCCCAG CAGATGGGCAGTGGAGACCGGCGCAGCAGCCAGACCCCTCCGTTCCACCCTGATGGCACACTCACTCCCGGCGACAGAGAG ATGCTGGCCGGGATGATAGCAGAGCCCGCTTTTCTCTCTGAGTATACTATCTTTGCTCTGGACCATTCAAAACGACCCAAAACGGCCCAGGTAGCCAGTGTG AGTGCCTCAAAAGGAGCTGCAAGGTCTCCAAGAGGTAGCATCAATGGGGACGGAAGCGCTTCTCCTCAT AAAGAGGAGCCTCAGTCATTTGCCCAGAAGCTACAGCTGAGAGTTCCCTCGGTGGAGTCATTGATCCGTGGTGGTGCCAGTCGCGCAGAAAGTCTGTTTCGCTCTCCATCTAAAGAAAGCCTGGTCCGAAGCTCATCACGCGAGTCCCTGACACCTCTGGGAGAAAATGACTCGCCAGGTGCCCCGTCGTACGATCCGCCCTCGGATATCGAGAGTGAAGCCGAGGAGCCACCAGGAAGTGCGGAGTCTCTGTCTAAAGAGCAGCTGGTGCACCGGCTCCTCAGAGTGGAGAGGAGTCTTGGGAAGTACAGAGGAAAGTACTCAGAG ctcGTTACTGCATACCGAACAGTACAtcgagagaaagaaaaaacgcaG GCCATCCTCAGTCAGAGTCAAGACAAAGCTCTCCGTCGGATCGGGGAACTGCGGGAG GAGCTTCAGATGGACCAGCAGGCCAAGAAACACCTGCAGGAGGAGTTTGATGCTGCGCTGGAGGAGAAAGATCAGATGATCACCGTTCTTCAAACACAG gTTGCTCTGTTGAAGAAACGTGTTAAGGGGGTCCCTGATGGTGAACTGGCACCTGAAGGCGAGGTCCCACAGTCCGCGGTCACTGAAGACTCTACTTCTGCCACACAGAGTCCTTCTAAGGAGCATGGGACAGAATCTGAAGGCACCGAGG AGGGCGACAGTGATCCTACCAAACTCATGGAGGCTCTGCAGAAGAGAGTGAAGAGGCAGGAAAACCTGCTGCAGAAGTGCAAAGATGTGATGCGTACACACAAGGAGCGGAGCTCTCAGCTCGCCAGTGAGAATGAAACTCTGCAGGAACAGCTGCAGGAGAGATTACAGGAGCTGGAGAAAATGAAG gAACTGCACACGACAGAAAAGACCAAGTTGATCACTCAGCTGCGTGATGCCAAGAACCTCATTGAACAGCTGGAGCAGGACAAG GGCATGGTCATTGCTGAGACTAAGCGGCAGATGCACGAGACACtagaaatgaaagaagatgaGGTCGCGCAGCTTCGCTCCAGGCTTCAGCAGGCTATTGCCCAGAAAGAAGAACTGcaggaacagaaagaaaaggctgAGAAATCAG CTTTTGAAGAACTTGAACGGGCTCTGGGCGTAGCTCAGAGGGCAGAGGAGGCCcgaaaacagctgcaggttcAGCTGGATGAGCAAATGCAAGCAGTTGAAAAGGCCCatgaggaagagaggaagactCTGCAGCATGAACTCACACGAGTCAAACAGGAGGTGGTCACCATCATGAAG AAATCAACAGAGGAGACTGTGGCTCATATGGAAAAACTTCACAGTGACGAGTTGGCCGCTAAAGAAGATGAGTTAAATGAAAGAATCAACAAAGCGGTG GACCAATGCAAAGAGGACTTTGCACAGTTGGCCAAGGAGAGAGAACAACAGGCCTCTCTTGCTCTGGAGGATGTAGAGTTACAGAAGACGGCTATTAGGACGGAGGCTGATAACAAGGTTAAAGAGAtacagctggagctggagactGCAAGAACTGTGAGCCtttctaaaaat AGGATTTTGGAGCTGGAGAGCTCAGTGGGCAAGGTCTCAGAAGATGAATCGGGTCTCTCCCATGAACTTTCCAGTCaactggaggagctgaagaataAACACAAGGAGCAAATCTCTGCATTGGAGGAAAAGCACCAGGAGCAGCTGGAAAAGCACAAGGGCACCTTAACCCAGCAACATAATGCTGCTCTTGAGGAGCTCaaggaaaaacacagagttgAAATGGAAACCCTTCTGAAAGATAAGGAGCTGCAGTTCCAAGCACACGTCGAAGACATGAACCAGAAAACGTTGGAGAAACTGGAGGCGAAGCAGGCGGAATTGGAGGCACTTTCTGCTGAACTTTCAGAGCTATTTAAGAGTAAACAGGttctggaggagaagctggtgGCAGCTGAAGATGCTAATAGCTCAGCCCAACAGGAGCATGACAAAAGGTTTCAAGATCAAGTGTCAAAGCATGATGCAGAGATTGCACATATCAAACATGAGCATGAGAAGTCCCTCGGAGGTATCGAGAAAACGCTAAAGGAGGAATGTAATGCACTGAAAATTGTtctgaaggaaaaggaaaaggaaattaaacaacaaatCCTGAAAGAGAAAACACTACAGGAAGAATCACATTCAACTGCACAAGCCTTAGAAGTCAAGATGAAGGAACTGGAGGAGCTGCAACGCAGTTTATCACAATTCCAGTTAGAAAATGAGAGCGTAAAGGAATCTAATGCACAGTTAAGTAAGATGTCAGAAGATCTTAATCAGTGTAAGAGAGACTTGACTGATTTGGAGCAGCAGTTGGAAGTAGCAAAGAGTGATTGTCAACAAAAAGAGAAGCTGCTTCAAGACATACAGCACCAATTACAAGAGACCAAGGATGAGCTTTCAGAGAAGGAGAAGTCGTTTACTGCAGAACTGCACACTAAGGTCGAAGAACAAACACGCCTCAAGAAACAGCTGGATGATGAAAAAGCTGCCTACGAAAAGAAGCTGAAGAACACTAAAACCGAGATGGAAGCGAAGCTCAAATCGCAGGAGACGAAGATGGAAAAGTTCAAACAGAAGGCCAAAGACATGCAGGAGAACTTCAAGAAGAAGCTTCAGCAGAACGACGAAAACATGAAAAAGGAGCTCGCGAAGAAGGAGGCAGAGCTTCAGCAGAAGGAGCAGCAAGTGCAAGAGAAAATAGTTGAGATGGCCCAAAAAAGCTCCCAGGGCCACAGCAGCGCAATGTCCGAGCTGCAGGCCAACCATAAAGAAGAGCTGGAGAAGCTACACGCCACCCACAAGCATGAGATTGAGAAGCTGGAGCAACAGTGGCAGGGGAAGTTAggacagcaggaggaagaactGACAGAGAAACATTCATCCACGCTACAGGAGAAAGTCCAGGAACTGGAGGAGGTGTCTCAGCAGCTTAgtaaaagcagagcagaggcTGAGCAAGTATTATGTGAAATAAAGGATTTAAAGGAGGACCTGGCCATTCGAGAGACCACCGTGCAGAAGCTGCAAGAGGAGCTTAATGAAGCAGCGGTTAAGCTTGAAAGTTTGTCCCAGGCTGAAGCGTTGCTGAAAGAACAAGTGGAGTCGGCAGAGAGGAACCTTAACCAGGCTCTGAATGAGAGAAACGCCCTCCAAGACAAACTGAacacagcagaggaagagagcagagagaagctAAAGACTCTGACAGACAAGCTGGATGACACAGAGAAACAGCTTGAAGCCCTGGAAGGTTCCAGATGTAAGGAAAGTGAGGACTTGCAGAGTAAGTTTGAGGAAACTGCTACTCAGCTACAAGCCAAGGAAGCGGAGTTCCAGCAGCAATTAATTTCTATCATGAACCAAATGGACCATTACTGTAAGGAAGTTCAATCTAAAGTGGAGTGTGGGGCTGATGAACTCCAACAAAGAGTGGAGCATAGGGTGAAAGAGCTGAATGACAGACTGCTCTGTAGCCAGAACAATGTAGGGCATCTCAAAAACATAATCCTCACTAAAGTAGATAGAAACTGCACTTTAGAGGAGAGTCTTCGccagcaggtggaggagaagaagaatctaTGCACATCATTGGAACAGATGACAGCTCAGGTAAATGCTCAAACGGAGCAAATAAACGCCTTAACACAAGAGAGGGAGAATCATTCCCTGTCCGTCGGTGAGCAAATTCAGAAAATTGAGGAACTGAGTGAAGCAAACAGAATCATATCAGaaagcatgaaaacaaacaagctgcTTATCGCAGACTTGGAAAGCGTCATCAGCGACTTGAAAAAACAGCTTGCGAGTAGCATgcaagagaaggaggaagcCATAAATAATGTTAACCAGCAGTATGCAGAGGAGAGGCAACGGGCTGCTGCGCAAATGGAGGAGACCGTTGCGAGATTAGAGCAGGAGAGAAAATCTGCTTTGGAGCAGGCAGATGAACTCAGGAACAGTTTGTCTGAGTATGAGAACAAGTTCACCCAGAATGACAACGTTATAACGTCTCTCCAGCACCGGCTTGAAGAGCTGGAGCGAGAAATCTCTGAGAAGAACGAAACTCTGCAAAGGTTGTCCGCAAGTATTGACAATCAGTCCATCAGCAAGTCTGAGATGGACCAGGTGTTGAGTGAGAAGGAGCAGAAAGTAAGTGGACTTACCTCGGAGCTCGAGGGTTGCAAAGGCCGACTCGGCGAGCTCCAGGAGCAGTTAGCCTTAAAAACTAAAGAGTGTGAACAGCTCTCATCTGACCTCAAACAGCAACATAGCATCAGGGAGAATGAGAAGAAGGAATTGGtcgagcagctgcagcagaccCAGATGCAGTGCGCTCAAAACGGCAATTTGGAGCAAGAGATGGTAGAAAAGATACGCTCCCTTGAGGAAGACAACCAGAAGTGTAAGGACCAGCTCGAAAGTCAAAGGGAGGAATTTGAAAAGATTAAAGATGATATTATCAGGGGCAAGGAGGAGAGTCTGAAGGCAGCCGAAGAGAAGGTTGCGGAGAGCTCTCGGAAAGTATcggagctgaagaagaaagcCGAGCAGAAAATCAGCCAGATTAAAAAACAGCTGACCttgcagctggaggaaaaagagcAGACGGTCCAGGCTCTTCAGACGAGCCTGGAGGAAATCAAGAGCAATGAAGCATCTGGCAAAAAACACATGGAAACAttagaagagaaaacaaaaatgctcGAGGAAGCTCTTGTCAAACtaaaggaagagcaggagaaaaatCTTGAACAGATTCTGAGCAACGAGAGGCTCGAGAGAGAAAAGTCTTTGGAAGAGCTGAAAATCATGTACGAAGAGAAGTTGATCTCGCATCAGAAAGACGACGAAACGGAATCCACGTTGCACGTGATAGAGGCAAAGCTGAAAGAAGCAGAAGAGCAGAATGGAAACCTTCTTGCGGAAATAAACCGCCTTAAAGAGGAATTACGCGAGAAGGATGCTCGGCTCGATCAACACCAGGCGACTATCACACAGCTCCAAACTCCCGTTGAACCTGAGATAAAGGTGGAGTGTAGCAGCGTCCAGCAAACCAAGAGCGAGATGGAAAACCACTCTCCCATGCAAGAAGGGGATGAGGATTCTCTGCAGTCGCTCAAGGAGAAACTCCATCAGATGAAAAACGAGAAGGAGAAGGTCCACAAGGACTTCACCCGGCTGCACAAAGACATGAGGCAGCTGAGGAAGGAGCACGAACACGAGCTGGAGTACACGAAGAAGGAGTTGTTGGAGGAGAACGAGAAAAAGCTAAA ACTCGAGTTAGAAGATCTGGAAATGAAGCACAACTCCGCTATGAAGCAGCTATTACGGGAGTTCAACACACAGATGGCTTTGAAGGAGAGGGAGCTGGATACATCTGTGAAGGAGACCATTG AGAAAGCCCAGAGTGTCGAAGCAGATCTCATCAGTATCCATCACGAAGAGGTCAGTCAGCTGAAGAAGGTGATTTCTCAGAAGGAGGATGATTTGCACAGAACGGTTCAGAAATATGAACAGGTTTTACAG agtcgagaggaggagatgggagaCAGAGTGTGGCAAGTTCAGAAACAACTTGAGGAGTTACAAGCTTCAAGCCAAGGCTCCTCTGAG AAGACCACAGAGGACCTGCAG GCTCAGCTCGCTGAAAAAACAACTCTGCTGAGCGAGGCCCGGCTGAAGGAGCAGGAGTTTGTGGAGAGG ATTCACTCGCTCGAGGACAAGATTAAATGTTTCCACCGAACCACTGTTGTAACTCATCTCGGGAGCACATACAAAG ATCCTGGATTCAACACGTCAGATGCCTTCTCAGAACCTGCTGAGATGGAGTACCTGAGGAAGGTGCTGTTCGAGTACATGATGGGACGAGAAACAaaa ACAATGGCCAAAGTGATAACGTCCATGCTCAAGTTTCCTCCTGACCAAGCGCAAAAGGTTTTGGACAAAGAAGACTCGAAAACAATA CCTTGGTTACGATGA